From Juglans regia cultivar Chandler chromosome 8, Walnut 2.0, whole genome shotgun sequence, the proteins below share one genomic window:
- the LOC108993677 gene encoding LOW QUALITY PROTEIN: stachyose synthase (The sequence of the model RefSeq protein was modified relative to this genomic sequence to represent the inferred CDS: inserted 3 bases in 2 codons; substituted 1 base at 1 genomic stop codon): protein MAPPEDPVNSISSFHGVGKLAKYFTLSNSKFCVKGVPLLTDVPNNVSFNPFSSICQSSDAPIPLLQRVLRLSHKGXFLGFCKNEPCDRFMNSLGRFDGRDFLSIFRFNTWWSTMWVGNSGSDLQMETQWMLLDVPEIKSYVIVIPIIEGSFRSALHPGSGGDLMICAESGSTKVKASNFDAIAYVHASDNPYTLMKEAYSVLRVHLNTFRLLEEKTAPNLVDKFGWCTWDAFYLTVEPVGVWHGVNDFVEGGXRFLIIDDAWQSISIDGEKPDEDAKNLVLGGTQMTARLHRLDECEKFRKYRGGSMLGPDAPSFDPKRPKMLISKAIELEHAEKARDKAIQSGIADMSEYEVKIRKFRQDLDAMFGGEDSNSSIQGCGSCSCTTXKYGMKAFTRGLRTKFKGLDDIYVWHALCGAWGGVRPGATHLNSKIIPCKVSPGLDGTMDDLAVVKIVEGGIGLVHPDQAEDFYNSMHSYLAEVGITGVKVDVIHTLESISDEYGGRVELANAYYKGLSSSLSKNFKGNGLISSMQQCNDFFFLGTNQISMGRVGDDFWFQDPNGDPMGVYWLQGVHMIHCAYNSMWMGQIIQPDWDMFQSDHLCAKFHAGSRAICGGPVYVSDSVGGHNFDLIKKLVHPDGTIPRCQHFALPTRDCLFKNPLFDQKTILKIWNFNKYGGLIGAFNCQGAGWDPKERRIKGFSQCYKPMSGSVHVHDIEWDQKVEAAELGKAEEYVVYLDQAEEMHLMNPESDAIQVTIQPSTFELFSFVPVEKLSHTLSFAPIGLTNMFNSGGTIQELEYVKTVAEKNAKIKVKGIGNFLAYSSEPPNKCYLNGAEVAFEWLASGILTLNLAWVEEAAGISDVVFVFPN from the exons ATGGCACCCCCAGAAGATCCCGTTAATTCAATCTCTAGCTTCCACGGAGTGGGAAAATTGGCGAAATACTTCACCTTGTCTAATAGCAAGTTTTGTGTCAAAGGTGTGCCTTTGCTCACTGATGTTCCTAATAATGTCTCTTTTAATCCCTTCTCTTCAATCTGCCAATCCTCTGATGCTCCAATTCCTCTGCTCCAGCGTGTGCTTCGCCTTTCTCACAAGG GATTTCTCGGATTCTGCAAGAATGAGCCATGTGACAGGTTCATGAACTCCTTGGGTAGGTTCGATGGCAGAGATTTTCTAAGCATCTTTAGGTTCAATACATGGTGGTCTACCATGTGGGTGGGGAATTCTGGGTCGGATTTACAAATGGAGACACAATGGATGCTCTTAGACGTCCCTGAAATAAAGTCTTATGTCATTGTCATACCCATTATTGAAGGCAGTTTTAGGTCAGCTCTTCATCCTGGCTCTGGTGGGGACCTCATGATTTGTGCTGAGAGTGGTTCTACCAAAGTGAAAGCATCAAATTTTGATGCAATTGCTTATGTTCATGCCTCTGATAATCCCTACACCTTGATGAAAGAGGCCTATAGTGTTCTTAGAGTCCATCTCAATACCTTTAGGCTCTTGGAAGAGAAAACAGCCCCAAATCTTGTTGACAAGTTTGGCTGGTGCACTTGGGATGCCTTCTACTTAACTGTAGAACCTGTTGGCGTATGGCATGGAGTGAATGATTTTGTCGAGGGTGG GCGGTTTCTTATCATTGATGATGCTTGGCAAAGCATCAGTATAGATGGTGAGAAACCAGATGAAGATGCAAAAAACCTTGTTCTTGGTGGGACTCAAATGACTGCCAGGCTTCACCGGCTTGATGAATGCGAGAAGTTCAGAAAATACAGAGGTGGTTCCATGTTGGGTCCTGATGCTCCTTCATTCGATCCAAAGAGGCCAAAGATGCTGATCTCCAAGGCAATTGAGCTTGAGCATGCTGAGAAGGCTCGTGACAAGGCCATCCAATCCGGAATCGCCGACATGTCTGAATATGAAGTGAAAATCCGAAAGTTCAGACAAGACTTGGATGCAATGTTTGGGGGTGAAGATAGCAATAGTTCCATACAAGGCTGTGGGAGCTGTTCTTGTACAACTTAGAAATATGGGATGAAGGCGTTCACAAGGGGCTTGAGGACAAAGTTCAAAGGTTtggatgatatatatgtatggcACGCTCTTTGTGGTGCCTGGGGTGGTGTTAGGCCTGGTGCAACCCATCTTAATTCCAAGATTATTCCCTGCAAAGTCTCTCCTGGCCTTGATGGGACGATGGACGATCTTGCCGTGGTTAAAATCGTTGAAGGTGGGATAGGGCTTGTTCATCCTGATCAAGCCGAGGACTTTTACAACTCCATGCACTCCTACCTTGCTGAAGTCGGTATTACAGGAGTAAAAGTTGATGTCATTCAT ACGCTCGAGTCTATATCTGATGAATATGGAGGCCGGGTGGAGCTTGCAAATGCATATTACAAGGGACTGTCAAGTTCTCTGTCCAAGAACTTCAAAGGAAATGGACTCATCTCAAGTATGCAGCAATGCAATGACTTTTTCTTCCTTGGGACAAATCAAATTTCTATGGGAAGAGTTG GTGATGATTTCTGGTTCCAAGACCCTAATGGAGATCCAATGGGAGTATATTGGCTGCAAGGGGTACATATGATTCATTGTGCCTATAACAGCATGTGGATGGGCCAGATCATACAACCTGATTGGGATATGTTCCAATCAGATCATCTGTGTGCCAAATTCCATGCAGGCTCAAGGGCCATCTGCGGTGGTCCAGTCTATGTGAGTGATTCCGTGGGTGGCCACAATTTTGATCTCATCAAGAAGCTTGTCCACCCTGATGGTACCATTCCTAGGTGCCAGCATTTTGCTCTCCCAACAAGAGACTGCCTCTTCAAGAACCCTTTATTTGACCAAAAGACCATTCTCAAAATTTGGAACTTCAACAAG TATGGAGGTTTGATTGGAGCATTTAACTGCCAAGGGGCTGGTTGGGACCCCAAGGAGCGAAGGATCAAGGGCTTCTCTCAGTGCTACAAACCAATGTCTGGTTCAGTGCATGTCCACGACATCGAATGGGACCAGAAAGTAGAAGCAGCTGAATTAGGAAAGGCTGAAGAGTACGTAGTCTACCTCGATCAGGCAGAAGAAATGCACTTAATGAACCCAGAATCTGATGCAATTCAAGTCACCATCCAACCATCCACATTTGAACTATTCAGCTTTGTTCCAGTTGAGAAACTCAGCCACACCCTCAGTTTTGCACCAATTGGACTAACAAACATGTTCAACAGTGGGGGTACCATTCAAGAATTGGAGTATGTCAAGACTGTGGCTGAGAAGAATGCTAAGATTAAAGTCAAGGGTATTGGGAATTTCTTAGCCTACTCGAGTGAGCCTCCAAATAAATGCTACCTGAATGGTGCTGAGGTAGCTTTTGAGTGGTTGGCTTCTGGCATACTCACCTTGAATCTTGCTTGGGTTGAAGAGGCTGCTGGCATTTCTGATGTCGTTTTTGTCTTTCCAAActaa